Genomic segment of Geotrypetes seraphini chromosome 4, aGeoSer1.1, whole genome shotgun sequence:
ttttacaaagctttgtaaaagaggccgtaagtggtAGGCGCAACTCTTCTGCGCAGGCCCAGTATAGTTGCCAATCACTGGAGCTTGCGAGCAATTTGTGTATTTTTGTTTCACACATGATATGGACCCAGCTGTTGTGCGTGTATTTTGTAAGTATGTGTCCCACACCTAAAGGCTATGTTCTAACCATAGGCATACAGCAGATACACAAACAACTACTGGCTGCTGCAAAATTTTGCCGAGTAAGATGTGAACATACCCTTCTATGAattacaaggagtgctcattttacGACTAATAAGCTCCCTGtaatgtatttgcatagggttctcagtgACTGCTACTGCGATTGGTAGAAGCCCCTGAGAACCTTTTAGAGCATCAGAGGCTGAgctgccttgcaagtaagactggcttCAACCAGCATACTTTTCACCATCTTCCCTGAAAGTCAAATTCAAACCAGATGAATTATAGCCTCTTTGAGTTCTATGGATATTTTGGTTTATTTGTTTTAGGGGAAAATTAACTATTTTTCAAGCAAATTTGGAGAGAATGTGGTCCAATCCCAAAGATTCAGCAATTTTCAGAAATCCCCGCTGAACCTGCCTCTTGATTTAAAGTGAATCTTCTCAAACGTTGATCCAAATTTGCCAATATCCAGAGTCTGAATGAAATTGTTTTTTTCTTAGATAAATATTTCAACTTTCCCTTATAGTCCAATTATTCTGTCCACTCTCTTATCTTTAGTGAAACTTTGTTTAAACTACAGTAACTTCATATCATGCAACTGAAATCCTCACCAACTGCACCTGAAACTGTGTTATTCTATTTTGCTGGAGCACCCTTGCATTATCTTAGATTTCTCTCATTTTTGTCACCTACAGGATTATGGTTTCTTTCATCCAATGCAAGGTTTCCACTTAACATTCGAGGAAGAGGACAATTATTGCCAACTCAAAATTCAGCACTGATTTCTGAGAATTGTCCAAGAGACCTTGATACGGAGAGGTAAGGCAAAATATTTTTGCCCTTTTGTTTTTATGCTTAGAAAACTTTTATCATTCACTCAAACTTTGCCCTCTTTTTCATATGCAGTGACTGACAATTTCAGGTGTGTCTTTTCTGCACTTCCCATGTTTACTGTCTCAGTTTACCTTGCTCTCTCCGCACTATGGggccttttttttacaaagctatgaTAAGCTTTCACAAACAGCAAAAAATGGTAAACTGTGGGGCATGCTACCCACACATTAAAAAATAACTTGTttatgccaataattgattgatCTCACCTAATAAGCCAATTAGCCAAAATTAGCCAAAATCAGGCACCCAACTTTTAGCAACCAATATAGAATCTGATGGATACTATACATCCCTTAATAGAATATATACCAATGAGACGCCCAATTATAAAATGATCCCCTTATTATGCATTATTTGCTGGGAAATGCTATAGGAGTAAATCTTacaacactttagtaaaaggtgtCCAAAGTATTTTCTTCTAGCATCTCTTCTCATTTTACTTTTACTTCTATCAAGGATCTATAAAGAGCTGGGAAGTCTCCTTAATGACATAGAACACCTGAAAGAACTAAGGACAGAGCTGAAGGCAGAAATTGAGAGTATAAAAAATTGTATCGAGGACTTTATCACCCAGACTCTGCACATTGAAATAGAGAAAGCTCAAGCTACTGCAATTGTTTCAGAAGAGGTAAAAACGTGCAGCTGGTTCTTGTCTTCTACCCATCTTCCTGCCCAATCATTCTACAGTATATTCCTCTATTCTTCTACTGGAGCATACAAGCAATCTCCGGGTTAAGAAcgggttccattttttaaaccgttcttaagttgaatttgtatgtagctcagatcctagtattcttcccaccttctctacCTCCTTGAGGCCTcttttgcatccctttccatccatcccactgttccctctctatcacaacatccaacattactccctctcatctctctcttcctcatgcaTCTCTACTTCACTCCTATCCCATCACCATATCCAAGAaatctctctcccttctatgcccaacaattctcctcttccttcatctccccatgtacaccatctctcttgccctctcactcagacaccaaattctccctttctattcccttcctcacctcagcatctcttactctccctccctccattcttccatcccatggctcatgctcccctccctccctccattttatgCCCTatgttcatgcctcctccctccttccttccattctgTGTTTGAAGTTTGAGCTCACTCCATCCCGAGTCTCAATGTGccgctctccctccctcccgtgtCCCAATGtgtccctctctctttccctccattctcaGCCCCTAGTACATGCCTCTCCCctgtgggtgtttaccttcttttcgccagctccctcctccttctagaCACAACCAATTCTCTGCATTAAGACATGGGTAGCAGCTACTATGCACATCCCATGGCTGaactgaaagccttccctctgatgtcaaaggTTTCctccaacatcagagggaagacttctggcTCAGCTAcgggacctgtattggccacagctttgtgcagagaaatgactgcggctgaaaggaggagggagccggccagaagaaaGTAAACACCCATGGGACGGAGGCACGTACTTGGGGAacagaatagagggagggagggagagaggcatgTTGGAACACTGAAGGTACGAGAATGGTATGAATCTGATGTAAGTCAGATGTTCAAAAAACAGGAACTGCCTGTATTCAGCTCTGCAATTGAATCTTAAAACTGATCTGTACTTCCCTTTAATTTTTCACCAACTGGACCTAGTCAGCACATGCTATTTATGTAGAGTTTCCCAAATAGATCAAATTTGCATGATATCCATTTATGATGACACATGAGATACATTTGACTAAGCTGGAAATATGGAGGTGCATTTTCGATAtatctaaatctgattttggacTTCTTGTGAGACACTTCCATAAATCTAGTACCAAACTTTTCAATTTTCAAAACTTTCCCATTTTCAAAATATCTATCTTGTTATTTGTTATTTCAAAAATGACTATTTCATACCTATGCTTGTGCTAAGTATGGCTATCTTTCTGAaccatttttgggaaaaaaataataataactaagtccaaaaaatgcacaaaacaagtcaTTGAGATATAGGAGGGGGGcctgcatttttagtagactggtcacATATACATCCCAGAAGAGCAGTGGAACACCCTAGGGAGCACCgcgatatacatctcaccatgacCACCTTATATCATGCAGTAAGTCCTccaaaaacccatccaaaactaCAGAACACAATTGTAAACCACAACAATAACCCTTATGCCTGTAGATATCACCTATATATAGGTACAGCAGGTTTTTCTTGGGATTTTGAAGGTTCACAAGTGTAGCAGGATATGGACCTGGGCCCCCATCTCTATAATCCACTGCATCACCACTAGGTGACTCCAATGACCTGCTTGATGCTCTAATAAAACTGACTTTAAGATCTGAAGCGGTCATACAGACTGTTATGTATTGTTTCTTTCACATACTTGGTGAGTGGAAAGGGGGATCAGTAACCAGTAGGGAATTGTGAGGGGCAATGCCTTTATCCCTACAGTGAACATCtgttcagtttgggtacctttttcgCACTTATTTattactgaaacaggtctaacctCAAATATGCAAATTGCACCCTGGAGATTTATACAGTAaaccatccaaatcataagcATACCCTAGTCCCACTCAAACCATGTCTCCAGCACTCCCCTCTACTTGAAacttagatgcactgcagacaaacagcTTAGATATCTGCCTGCAAAAAGGGTTTCAAAAATAGCCACTCAAACTGTTTGGTGAGATAAACGTTTTTGAAAATAAGCCATATTATATTCAAATTtatatcatgcatatttattatagaTATCATGAAAAGCCGGCTGACTCTTCATAGAGTTTGGGCAGCCTGATATTTGTGGctttatttttatatcttttccttTGTTCACGTTTTTTTCTTCATAGGAACTTGCAAAAATGCTCAGGATCGCATATAAAATACTTGCTGAGGATCATTTGCAAGTAGCAGATTATGCACTAAAGTCATCAGGTATGTAAACACAGAGATAGAAAACGTATGACACATTTAAGTAGCTTGGAGTCTTTCTTTCCTCTTCCTAATTTCTTCTTTTTATCCAAATCTTGCATTTTTGcattcttttctctccttttgaCTATTTTGACTATCATCCCTTCAATTTATTGTTCAGGAATGGACAGTCAGAACATATTTGTTtcagtttttttctcttttttttattattttgaaatgAATGTCATCAATAGTGTGCCAAAGAGGGTACTTGTGGATGGGGATGATTTATTATATAAATCACTAATTTACAGTATCACAGTACCATAGGTTGCTGACTTCTATAGTAAAAGATGCAATAAGTACCTGATTaacacccccaaaaaaaaaaaaaaaaatcaaaagggcTACTCCCCTACCCTCCttggttcctatgagcgtcaggagcagtgcaggccattcagtgtgaCTCTGCACTAGAAGAGGCCCTGAGTGTCTCAGCTGAAAACATTTATGAATAGTTATAAAGGATGTAATTTATTACTATATTTAAAATTGAGAAAAGGTATATTTATACAAtaacaaaaagaaattaaatagctAAAGGATCGTTAACGATTTAGCAGCTCTTCCAAAAACTTTGCCGAAGACTACTGTGCTTACTTCCGAGGATCCTAAAAGTATTTAAgcattattaaaaatataaatatcgaGAGTGGTCATATTCGAGCTGGCATAAATGTTTATGCCTAAAATTGGGTATGTTTATGcagacttatgctagtattctttaATGCCAATTCCACAAATTCAGGTTTTTCCTCTCATTTTGAGATACAAATGACCTGAATTGGTATGGGAAATTTTGCTTTGAAATGATTTCACTTCCCTAGTATTTAGAGAAGATTTTTTCTATCCTAAATTTTAATAGAAAGCTGTTTTATAAGGTAGAAACTTTGACTAGCATTTATAGTCCATTAGTAAAGACATGCATTTCCTCCTTCTATCTATGAGCAAATCTATCAGGTCATTGTATCAAGAACTTGGTATCCAAATACTTTCTACTCAGTTCAGGTCTTTAGATGTATTTctaactgtgtttctgctctcaTTTTGAATATAAAATTTTCAGGTGCTAAGATTGTTCTAGCTAGAACAAGTAAGAGCTTCACACGTGAATCCTTATCATTTCTGTGGTACTATTTCAACTTTGCAAACCACGAATCAAAGCCTGATTCCATTTTGCAGGTAAAAATATGCTATAATACATAGGACATCTTAAGGAATGAAATTTTCATTTTACAGAAACTCTGTACCCTTCTTTTgataatacataaatcaacactCACAAATTCCTGTTACCAATTACTCATAGTCTGCTAGGAAATAGCTTTGTGCTACTGGAaatgttttttcctttgtatgATATTTGTGAAACAGAATTTTAGGCTTCTTGTAATACATTCCCCCCAATTTGATAATTTCAGTACCTACAtttaagcagtggcatagcgaggatagGAGACatctggggcggtggtgccctcccccccatgccctcctctctgccctcccccaatcCTTCCCTGCCCTTCATGCTTCTTCCCTGTTCCCCttaccacactcatgccctcccttcctcgcaggacctctttaaatcttcaccagcacgagcagcctACTGCTTGCACCAGTgtgggctttccctctgatgtcacttcctggccccatgaatAGGAAGTGATTTAAGAGGGAAGccaggccggcgtgagcagcaggttggagaagtTGCtagcactggcaaagatttaaataggtaagggggaggaaggggaaggaagggcACGAGCGTGGTGTGGGTAGACGGACAGGTGTTGTCGCCCCtaccaagacggtgcccagggCGACCAGTGCCACCCCCACTATCACCCCCTTTACTACAGCACTGCATGTAAGCATCATTTGCACATAAAATTCTAGACTACTAGCTTTAACATATAAGTGTGAATTGGCGGTATTCTACATGCTTTGGCCCTGATATTATAAGTGGTATCTAAGTTGTTGATCATcagctaggcgccatttatagaatcccagCTAGCAGTGCCTAAGACACTGGTAGGTATCGAATCCTTTGGCGCACTGCCATTTATATCAGGATTTTCTTGGCATAAATGGATGTGCCTAAGGTAGGGACTTACCAGTGCCTAATCAAACCATGCCAAAAATCTTTTCCAAATATGTCCCTTACCACACCTATCTTCTGGTAGCTGCCTCAGTGTGGATGCCTACTGGGACGTTATAGGTGCCTACTTAGTTAGACACGTACCAAAAAATTAgttttcttaattattttttaatgagGCATTTCATTTATTAGTGCTGGTTgagtcaattaaaaaaaagagttaGATGCTtagatctaggcgcctaactttagggatcttatagaatcaggaccttattGCACAACCCACATAGGGGGCTGAAAAATTAGTGGAAAAAACAATACAGGAGGCAAGGaagtaggggtccaaaaaagtCAATGATATTAAAATCTAATAGTATCTCCAAGGCTTCAGAGAAACACAATGAGACAGTGCTTTCCACAATAAAGGAAGTCTCTATTCACAAATGTATCAGATGTGAGAAGACTCGACCTGACTGTGTTTCGGCTATGTAACCTGTTTTAGGAGTCAACCAATCTTCTACACAATGGATCAAGTGCTCCAGGATGAAAGCCCTTTATGGAATAGTGCTCAGAGCTGATtatcacacctaactttaggcaccagcATTTATGCTTGAAAAATTTGGTGTAAATACTGGCATCTAATCTCTGGGAGCTGAGAATGCAAATCACAGTATTTTACTGCATTGTACCTAACCTCTAGGAGCTCCtcctgatccacccatgctcctcccatggccaggGCCCTTTTGAGTAGTGCATGACAGTTATAGAATAGCTCCTAGGGCATATGCATGCACAAATTCTAATTGGTGCCAAATAAGTGAAACTCTTGATTGTTTATGCCTTGTTATCTAATTGATTTACAAGTCCATCTGCCCAGTATATGCAAATTTGTACACTTTAATTTTGATGACCTATGCAGAACCTGGTGGATAGTATCCAACTGCAAGAAGGCATGAACATGGGTGGAAACTCGGGCAAGGCATGGCAGATCCAACATTAACATGCATATCTTGcagaatattatttatttatttattcgattttttagcccgtcctcccaaaagagcccagaacgggttacaatgaatatattggtgcatgaaaattataagtaagataggtacttagaaattcccttactgtcccgaaggctcacaatctaactaaagtatcaggaaaaatgacaattagaagagtaataaagaaagaaaatagagacagaggagaaaaataagaaaataaacatactaataagattacaatgatctaaaggaatttgtaaggttaaaaagaggggagataagaatagatgcagagggagaaccgttgaagcaatagaattctggggaaatttaaatgaaatttgaatgataaaataaaacaaaataagtggtaaaacaataagtgagattaaaaaatatatcataaactaaaaagaagtgaaaataaaatcaaaacagtcaaaactgaagtccagcttgaatgggcccccgagccaaccgtcggcccaatggccggactgcagccctcctctgtcggctctcccctgctggaatgggggaggagcgaagataGTGTCGGGTaacccgctggaacgggcccccgagtcgaccgttggtccgatggccggactgcagccctcctccgtcggctctcccctgctggaatgggggaggagcgaagacagtgtcgggtgccccgctggaacgggcccccgagccgaccgttggtccgatggtcCATTGCAGATCCAACATTAACATGCATATCTTGCAGAATATTATGTTATGCATTAAAATTCAACATCTACACTTTTCTTTAAATAAAATGATAGTGCCTAAATGTTGGCACAGAAATAGGGACACATTCTGTTTACTATACTGCTTGAACAGATTTGCAGGACCAAGCAATGTACAatctaaaaatcaaaataagaagaacTAAGCAAATAAAAACTATGTCACACTCATCCTATAAAAGTATGCAAATTAATTCACAGGGAGGGGCTCCAAAGTCAGTCTACGCAAAGCTCAAGAAGGAAATGCACACCCAAAGAGCCATGTTTGTAGGCGGGTCTTAAAATTCTCAATTGCTCTTTTGACCCTCATATCTAGGGGTTCCAAAGCAAGGGTGCtacaaagaaaaatgcacaatggCAGTTGCCCATATAGAATTTGTGTTTAGTACCCTGCATTTtaacatgcaaatttgggcaatTTTATAGAACTGCCCCCTTTGAGAGTTATTTATGGGGTAAATGGATATTTATGCAGTTGAATTAGCTGTCTGAAAATATCCCACACTTTATGCAAGTAAAAGTCTACATGTGGATCAATAAATGTGCACCTATTACtcacaaaaaaaatccatttgACGGCAGAATTAGATTGAGGGTGGTAGTAGTACACATGGAGAttgattcaaagcaatttaattggACAGAAATGGCTACTGGcaagttaaaaacattttttccagGGCTATTTGCTAATACTCAGAGGGAATCAActagttagtgccactgaaaatcactACAGACCGCTAAACTGAAAGCTGTCTTTTTTTGTGGGCGTCCAGAacgggggtggagtcagcacttatgCAGTTAGGTGTTAATATTCAGCACCTAAATATTATCCAATTACTCAACgctcaaaaaaaatcttcaattTGTGCAAAATATATACACTCTTCAGGGACTTGGGAGTTAATTCGTTTTATACGAGTTAAAACTGCCCGTGTCTGACCTACATAGTCATCGGCCTCACAAGAAAAGATTTTTCATTGTTTTAACTTCTAAAACATATTCCTTATTTAATCTGAaatctaataacataataatagcaCATAATAATTTTTATGTTACTACAAGTCAGGGCTGCAAAGCCTGACATGGACCATGTGTCGCTAATGCTGTGCCAAAGGCAGGTTCCAAGTCTCTGCAAAAAAGAACATTTACTCGCAGGCTCTTAATAACAAAAGTGCATAagatcactgtattttttttatatataacatagTTTCAATATTAAAAACCTGCATAAATGCCATGTCTCCACTCTGTTCATATGACATCAAACTGAGGCCTCTGAAGAGTGTATGCATTTTTGTAGATTCATAGTTGCacaaactgaatttttttttagtGTTGAGTAATTGGataatatttgaatattttttctcCCACCTGAAAAATTTGACCTGATCAATGTAAAATATTCAACACCCAACCATCTAAGTTAAGCAGCCAAATCAGACTACATGAaactcagtcctatctttatgcaatgTTGTTGAATATTGCATTTAAGAGTTTAAGAGATAGACGTATCCATCAACTTGAATActcaatgctggtgcctggacatggctcaACACTGAATATCCTGTAATAACATTGGTGGAGGCTGCGGGCTGAATATCTACCCTATGGTTTTCAAGTTCAATATCACTAACGGTATTTCAAAGGTACTGTAAACCCACTGGGTACTTCTCTAGGACATTTTCAAATCGCCTTGGTAATTGGAAATTCTTTGGATACTTTATTCAAGGCCTACCATTTTGGTACCTACCTTTCATGTGACTCACGCCTATAGTGgcactttacgatgcctaatgccacttctggtattAGCCATTTCTACAGTGATGTTAGGCATCATGAAGCACCTCTGTAGGTACGATTCAGATactatttttttaggtgccagtaggtgtctacatttttttcttttaatgctttttttcttttttaaatggtgttttcaacataagttaggtgcctgtacttaatggcaacattagtacaTGTAtctacaaaaaatattttgggaAAATTGAAGATCTATAATGGGTGATAAAGCAAAAGCAGAAACCAatgtaaaacaaagaaaaagaaacccaCCTGACAAACAACATGCGTTACTTATATGAGGTGTACAATGAGTGCTCAGAACCTTTATGATAAGAGACCATAATTGGAGTCAAGCCTCTAAATTGTGTCTCTCTCACATTCAATTATAGCACTTAAATAGACTTGTATACTTCTCATTCTTCTtggttatatactgtatatcagaaTAATCCACTGCTTTCTTATAACTTTTGTAAAAAAATGGGTGACAAATAAATGAAAAAATCAGGCACTTAACTTATGGTTGATAACATCCTGAGTGAGTTCTGATGCATTTTGCCTACCGGATTCCTCAGAAAACCCACTTCAAGTCATGCTCCCAGTCCCAACTCTTATTGTTAACGTGGTCTAATATTCTTATCAATGGTGTCTTTCATACATACATGTGACAATTAACAATAAGAGTTAGGAGCATGACTCGAAGTGAGTTCTCTAAGGAAGCCGGTAGGTAAAACACGTAAGATGCCAACAACTTTAAAGGACTCACTtgtcaccctttttttttttttacaaaagttaTAGAAAAAAGAAGTGAACTATTCTGGTATATATAACTAAAAGGACTGCAAagtgtatggcacagtggttagaactacagccttaatatcctgagattgtgggttcaaatccctcgctgctccttgtgacactgggcaagtcactcaatcccctcattgcctctggtacactagataagagtttgagcccactgagacagatagggaaatatgataaagtacctaaatataaaccacttaggatataggtgatatataaataaataattaataaataaatacaagtcAGTTTAAGTTCTATGATTGAATGCAAGAGACAGACAGTTTAGGGGCTTTATTCTAATCATAGTTTCTTACTCTAAAGGTTCTGAGCACTCAGAGCCAAATTCTAAaatggtgtcctgattgtaggcagcagtaggcgtcctactgctgtctaactagctaattgggatgcatgttttttgtttttttttttaaaataccaaGAGGCAGGCCATCTACACCATAGGCATCTGTCGCTGTTGAGGGAGGCATGTAGGGACACTTAAGCCAGCCCGTtgctaggcatgggcatggcttcACCCAAAGGTGTATATCAACTATTCAATGTAATCAGATACAGCAACAGATTGATAATAATAGATTAAAAAAAGTcttaattcaaacaattaaaaaatataaacaaaaaatatataaaattatggggttttttgatcgatgaaagaaaccTATCACCACGTGATTAAAGGGAGAAAACTTACATGTTCCCTTAGTGGTgtgtctgagatcttttcctccatttaggttTATTTATCTATTATTATCAACCTGTTGTTGTATCTGTTCACCCAAaggtggccttaggcgagcttaggcagtccTAGGTATCTCCCTAGGGCCGCGATAGGCACCTGAAacataggccagcaaaatgctggtcttcatttcaaatagatgcagccacTGAGccgatcacagcaagggaatcttccTGCTGCGATCAGTGTAGTGGCCGCAGTAGGGAACCCTTCACCCCAACAAgtgggctggcaggagggatgcccactccctcctgctggagcccCCGGAGCCCTCCCCTCAAATGTCCATGACAGGAGGATAGCCCAATTCATTCTTTCACAATGGTGAACCCTCCCGACACAATCCAAGGCAggacagatgcccactccctcctgccgaaaACTCTGAAGCCCCCTACCCCAAACTGTCCATGACAGGAGGAGTGTCCACTCCCCCTTGCcgctggccccatcatcccccaaaccccaccaaacACTCTCTGACTCTACCCCGACATTTCCTGACACTCCAACATCCCTCTGACATGCCCTAACACCAGCCTGACACCCCGGGTataattctcaaaagccgcttagacggctgctgagactgggcatcctatacagattcAGACCCCATTGTATTCCTCATATAAGTTACACAAATTGTTTGTCaggtggtgggttttttttttggtttaacaTTAGTACATGACCATGATTAGAAAAACTTGAAATTTGGACATTACTACTGCCTTAAAAATCACCTTAGCACACAGTAATAACCTATATAAGgtcgtgctaaggccacttttttagTAAAAAGACTGCTTAGTTAACTGGTTAATCTCCATTTCATAATGATGACATAGGTGATTGTCGATCCTTTTCCACAATAGTAACACTCTCAGCAATTCCACTTTTGAAATTGTTTTTTGAATTGATTCAGAACTAATGTGAGGACAAATATATTAGAGGAGCAAAGCTCCTTAAATGAGTGAGTTTGATTCAAGCTACTCATTTTAGGAATGACAAACCTGTTTTCCAATTTTAAATCGGGTCACAAAGTCCTCAATTTGGTGGAAGACTTCATTGGCCACCAAATTGGGTGGGCCTATACCCACTCAGACCCACCTGTAGATATACCACTGAGAAAAGCTAGAACCACTTGCTTTTTGTCTCTGCTAAAATGGGTTTGTTAGTTGGGTGGCCATAGGAATGTAGCTTTGCACCTCAGCATTACCATCACTGCATAAAGTTCGGGAACATCTAACATAAACCATATATGTTGGAATGAATATAGAACATAAATGCAAACAAGGATTGTTTCTGTCCATTCACAGGTGATAGATAGCAGTGCTAGGCTCCTATAAGCTTCCTTAAGTTTTGCTCTGCTTTTAGATAGAATTATTCTCTTTGACTAATGT
This window contains:
- the LOC117359730 gene encoding uncharacterized protein LOC117359730; amino-acid sequence: MMEKAAPCATERTERTGIMLRKSERIRARNNNANSSSSSSSSSTISISCIRNLGKKQRSGPSISNVPGTNRSSSSSSSISVCVAQKPDHILPHLIFGISQFVAVILSMPMRLKKEMNGTSIVLGMVLFGLWFLSSNARFPLNIRGRGQLLPTQNSALISENCPRDLDTERIYKELGSLLNDIEHLKELRTELKAEIESIKNCIEDFITQTLHIEIEKAQATAIVSEEELAKMLRIAYKILAEDHLQVADYALKSSGM